In Erigeron canadensis isolate Cc75 chromosome 6, C_canadensis_v1, whole genome shotgun sequence, the following are encoded in one genomic region:
- the LOC122605143 gene encoding uncharacterized protein LOC122605143 isoform X2, with translation MIEPEQDDQWRAPKDLEKKLALRLAELNEEEKTHPKSHPLEEGPKNQKKERKGKETVVINELMFGGPFAEENSSKFVLRKKGYIIKDKLVIPPNPLPETFRFSEETLSRIVLRRSGYTFTDEMYQEKKLIQLLLVALCSYYTFSKLYMIFIYLGTIILKTLK, from the exons ATGATTGAACCAGAGCAAGATGATCAATGGAGAG CACCTAAAGATTTAGAGAAGAAATTGGCATTACGACTTGCTGAGttaaatgaagaagaaaaaacacATCCGAAG AGTCATCCATTAGAAGAGGGGccaaaaaaccaaaagaaagaaaggaaaggaaaagaaaccGTCGTTATAAACGAATTGATGTTCGGCGGCCCATTTGCAGAAGAAAATTCTAGCAAATTTGTCTTGAGGAAGAAAGGCTACATTATCAAAGACAAGCTGGTAATCCCACCAAATCCCTTACCCGAAACATTTCGGTTTTCAGAAGAAACCTTGAGCAGAATTGTGTTGAGGAGGTCAGGCTACACATTCACCGATGAAATGTACCAGGAGAAGAAACTGATACAACTGCTATTAGTTGCACTTTGTAGTTATTACACTTTTAGTAAActgtatatgatttttatatatctagGGACAATaattttgaagactttaaaataa
- the LOC122605142 gene encoding nicotinamidase 1 yields the protein MVTSSGTGNAIEMVKNEIPVNEESIILSADVRTGLVLVDIVNGFCTVGAGHLAPRVPDKQISRMVDESAHLARTFCEKKWPVFAFLDTHHPDVPEPPYPPHCIAGTDEAKLVPALQWLEDESIATLRCKDCIDGYLGSFEKDGTNVFVDWVKQHQIEAILVVGICTDICVLDFVCSALSARNRGLLTPLKDVVVYSGGCATFDLPLHVARSIPGALAHPQELMHHVGLYMAKGRGAKVVSEVSFAASKKG from the exons atggtgaCGTCATCAGGAACAGGAAATGCAATAGAAATGGTAAAGAATGAGATTCCAGTTAATGAAGAATCTATAATATTATCTGCAGATGTCCGTACAGGTCTTGTCCTTGTCGATATCGTTAACGGTTTTTGTACTGTTGGTGCTGGACATCTG GCTCCAAGAGTACCTGATAAACAAATAAGTAGAATGGTTGATGAGTCAGCACATCTTGCCAGAACGTTTTGTGAAAAGAAATGGCCCGTTTTTGCTTTCCTTGATACTCATCACCCAGATGTACCCGAGCCTCCATATCCTCCTCATTGTATAGCCGGGACAGATGAAGCCAAATTGGTTCCAG CTTTGCAATGGTTGGAAGATGAGTCAATTGCGACACTTCGATGTAAAGACTGTATTGATGGATATCTTGGTTCGTTTGAGAAAGATGGAACCAATGTCTTCGTAGATTGGGTCAAACAACACCAGATTGAAGCT ATATTGGTGGTAGGTATATGCACGGATATATGTGTACTGGATTTTGTGTGTTCTGCACTTTCTGCAAGAAATCGTGGTCTTCTTACACCTCTTAAGGATGTGGTTGTATATTCTGGCGGGTGTGCAACTTTTGATCTTCCATTACATGTTGCCCGAAGCATCCCTGGTGCTCTTGCTCACCCACAG GAACTTATGCACCATGTTGGTCTTTACATGGCAAAGGGCAGGGGAGCCAAGGTGGTTTCAGAAGTGTCATTTGCAGCATCAAAGAAGGGATAA
- the LOC122604596 gene encoding kinase-interacting protein 1-like: MSQRATGNAHSWWWVSHLRTKQSKWLEQNLQEMEDNVEHVLNLITKDGDSFARRAEMYYKHRPEVISFVEETVRAYRSLAERYDKLSTDLQKANTTIATICPEKVTYEDDDDYTVTPRKTPKTTRQNATKIPKAPKPPSKEFLKKMKAYANDVQKSDLAKDGQDNVEILMAESALKSCEETLDMLQEKQKKVAQTFNEAKQRLESLKNKFNPDQVSNEKENVSNQDDLKETEESFKGVSKNPASVTELAENFDKLVNKMISLETSVTSQNALTDMLKKETDDLQTKIQNLEAEKAALMHMPKGENIESKVHSDDVDWLEMLLNGLEDKDEILLEEYVSILKSYKDTKKKLTQEEKRNKGTLSLMKSAIAKRDYKIQLLKQKLQHLQETFGDDKVDIPLAETDDSILDEPQVVSAIEGKLRMDIDAIFEENLDFWLRFSNAFRQVHKLKAQVKELQEELKKVQVKGLTGRSSTSMFTTDLISDIKPIYIYLKEINTKLTMWLEQSKSLKYELQMRCSYLTNIEEKVSQALSEGVEEEEIKFSTHQAAKFKGEIMNMKQENNKVKEELQAGIDHAIALKLETEKTLERLEMEFGYATNQKQPCKGRSSGRKVTLRSLIFGSKSKKQKSSLFACLGHPKKFCACI; the protein is encoded by the exons ATGTCACAAAGAGCAACGGGCAATGCGCATTCGTGGTGGTGGGTTAGTCACCTTCGTACCAAGCAGTCTAAATGGCTCGAACAAAACCTTCAAG AAATGGAAGATAACGTCGAGCATGTCCTGAACTTGATAACAAAAGATGGTGATTCGTTCGCTAGAAGGGCAGAAATGTACTACAAACATCGGCCAGAGGTTATAAGCTTTGTTGAGGAAACGGTCCGTGCTTATAGATCATTAGCAGAACGTTATGATAAATTGTCAACGGATTTACAAAAGGCCAACACTACCATTGCTACAATTTGCCCAGAAAAAGTCACATATGAAGATGACGACGACTACACTGTTACTCCTAGAAAGACACCCAAAACCACCCGTCAAAATGCAACCAAAATCCCCAAAGCCCCAAAACCTCCTAGTAAAGAGTTTTTAAAGAAGATGAAAGCATATGCTAATGATGTCCAGAAATCTGATTTGGCAAAAGACGGTCAAGACAATGTTGAGATTTTGATGGCGGAATCTGCATTAAAGTCTTGCGAAGAGACCTTAGATATGCTACAGGAGAAACAAAAGAAGGTGGCCCAGACGTTCAATGAGGCTAAACAAAGACTTGAGTCCCTCAAAAACAAGTTCAACCCAGACCAAGTCAGCAACGAAAAGGAAAATGTCTCAAATCAAGATGACTTGAAGGAGACTGAAGAAAGCTTCAAGGGTGTTTCAAAGAATCCTGCAAGTGTTACTGAATTGGCAGAGAATTTTGACAAGCTCGTAAACAAGATGATTAGCTTAGAGACATCGGTTACATCTCAGAATGCTCTCACGGacatgttaaaaaaagaaactgaTGATCTACAAACAAAGATTCAAAACTTGGAAGCCGAAAAGGCTGCTTTGATGCATATGCCAAAAGGTGAAAATATTGAATCCAAAGTACACAGCGATGACGTGGATTGGCTAGAGATGTTGTTGAATGGGTTAGAAGACAAAGACGAAATTCTTCTTGAAGAGTATGTATCGATCTTAAAGAGCTACAAAGATACTAAGAAGAAACTAActcaagaagagaaaagaaacaAAGGAACTCTTTCTCTCATGAAGTCTGCCATAGCTAAGAGGGATTACAAAATTCAATTGCTAAAACAGAAGCTACAACATCTTCAAGAAACTTTCGGTGACGATAAAGTAGACATACCTTTGGCAGAAACCGATGACAGCATCCTCGATGAACCTCAAGTTGTTTCTGCAATTGAGGGCAAGCTAAGAATGGATATCGATGCAATATTCGAAGAGAACCTTGATTTCTGGTTGAGATTCAGCAATGCATTCCGCCAAGTGCATAAACTTAAGGCACAAGTCAAAGAACTTCAAGAAGAGCTTAAGAAAGTGCAGGTCAAAGGACTAACGGGAAGATCAAGCACATCTATGTTTACCACGGACTTAATATCAGATATTAAGCCGATATACATATATCTTAAAGAGATAAACACCAAACTTACAATGTGGTTGGAACAAAGCAAATCATTGAAATATGAACTACAGATGAGATGCTCGTATTTGACCAACATTGAGGAGAAAGTGTCACAGGCTTTGAGTGAAGGTGTGGAAGAGGAGGAAATCAAGTTCAGTACACATCAAGCTGCAAAATTCAAAGGTGAAATTATGAACATGAAACAAGAAAACAACAAAGTTAAAGAAGAACTTCAAGCGGGTATAGATCATGCCATTGCCCTAAAACTGGAAACTGAAAAGACTCTAGAAAGGCTAGAAATGGAGTTTGGTTATGCCACCAATCAGAAACAACCATGCAAGGGAAGGTCATCGGGTCGGAAAGTAACCTTGAGGTCATTGATATTTGGGAGTAAATCAAAGAAGCAAAAATCTTCCCTTTTTGCTTGCCTGGGCCATCCTAAGAAATTCTGTGCATGCATATAA
- the LOC122605579 gene encoding uncharacterized protein LOC122605579 isoform X1: MHDPFEKNNSHSPSQFLRFHLRSVTKMEPVRDRMIDREQKKIRRPLTLEDGKRMMLKTLGELDPEDEADPKSHPLEDDYKYQKEESKGNENERMSGSPFSEENFTIFCLSLIVYSAEYGEWTYSYWVAGR; encoded by the exons ATGCATGACCCTTTCGAAAAGAATAACTCCCATTCGCCTAGCCAATTCCTCCGCTTCCATCTTCGCTCGGTTACCAAGATGGAACCTGTTCGCGATCGa ATGATTGACCGAGAGCAAAAAAAGATACGGAGACCTCTGA CATTGGAAGATGGGAAGAGGATGATGCTGAAAACACTTGGTGAGTTGGACCCAGAAGACGAAGCAGATCCCAAG agtcATCCCTTGGAAGATGATTACAAATACCAAAAGGAAGAAAGTAAAGGAAACGAAAACGAAAGGATGTCGGGCAGCCCCTTTTCCGAAGAAAACTTCACCATATTCTGCTTGAG CTTAATAGTGTATTCTGCAGAATATGGTGAGTGGACGTACTCATATTGGGTTGCGGGTAGATGA
- the LOC122605143 gene encoding uncharacterized protein LOC122605143 isoform X1, protein MDLGMASLMIEPEQDDQWRAPKDLEKKLALRLAELNEEEKTHPKSHPLEEGPKNQKKERKGKETVVINELMFGGPFAEENSSKFVLRKKGYIIKDKLVIPPNPLPETFRFSEETLSRIVLRRSGYTFTDEMYQEKKLIQLLLVALCSYYTFSKLYMIFIYLGTIILKTLK, encoded by the exons ATGGATTTGGGAATGGCTTCATtg ATGATTGAACCAGAGCAAGATGATCAATGGAGAG CACCTAAAGATTTAGAGAAGAAATTGGCATTACGACTTGCTGAGttaaatgaagaagaaaaaacacATCCGAAG AGTCATCCATTAGAAGAGGGGccaaaaaaccaaaagaaagaaaggaaaggaaaagaaaccGTCGTTATAAACGAATTGATGTTCGGCGGCCCATTTGCAGAAGAAAATTCTAGCAAATTTGTCTTGAGGAAGAAAGGCTACATTATCAAAGACAAGCTGGTAATCCCACCAAATCCCTTACCCGAAACATTTCGGTTTTCAGAAGAAACCTTGAGCAGAATTGTGTTGAGGAGGTCAGGCTACACATTCACCGATGAAATGTACCAGGAGAAGAAACTGATACAACTGCTATTAGTTGCACTTTGTAGTTATTACACTTTTAGTAAActgtatatgatttttatatatctagGGACAATaattttgaagactttaaaataa
- the LOC122605579 gene encoding uncharacterized protein LOC122605579 isoform X2, whose product MHDPFEKNNSHSPSQFLRFHLRSVTKMEPVRDRMIDREQKKIRRPLTLEDGKRMMLKTLGELDPEDEADPKNMVSGRTHIGLRVDDARFLISRG is encoded by the exons ATGCATGACCCTTTCGAAAAGAATAACTCCCATTCGCCTAGCCAATTCCTCCGCTTCCATCTTCGCTCGGTTACCAAGATGGAACCTGTTCGCGATCGa ATGATTGACCGAGAGCAAAAAAAGATACGGAGACCTCTGA CATTGGAAGATGGGAAGAGGATGATGCTGAAAACACTTGGTGAGTTGGACCCAGAAGACGAAGCAGATCCCAAG AATATGGTGAGTGGACGTACTCATATTGGGTTGCGGGTAGATGATGCGAGGTTTCTGATCTCAAGAGGGTGA
- the LOC122603754 gene encoding protein ecdysoneless homolog yields the protein MSEADVSSIFSQKNSRLPEDSVFFSIFPDFSLSPDLKSQSPKTNISSHLQSLHLQILQTLSSYTANYIWQHEPFTISVSTQTPCAFCPSSSNHIPHLHGKLRYGDNLEDEWFVVFLLFETSRKFPNLSICVWDTDGEFLLIESAYHLPKWVNPETSTNRIFIRGGNLHIVPNSQFRSVPSLFDALSYVMTHEEKTKASSSVQLAINKRVGDYPDRAVKNMHRAKVRVPVSVAQILKHEPCLISLAVEGFYDRDIDSMKYAANMDRFLPNKSSDEIVEVSVIMSRAMYAQLMQQTFQAPKCYPMPPRSDAGYSAAELGMKIACGFEMFYQTRKHDGLEGKGGTWEVYRESLEKSGYFEGLLPGSNEYKRLMENAQDYYRKSSLHSRESEIMSAPVRRIDDILSQPFSLDAFKGQEIPPSDDDSWLYDGEDELNAALLERQQEMEYYDLNHKKSSKPQEPEDVGPSSSSNMDDYDLGDIAKSMQEFIQKMSSFEGAEVPRDRSSNDVDLDVERFMQEIDSVMKPPKAVHAEGDDEDFSSDMDLDYSEDSDDEELADEHGDEQAAFMSSYSDALSEELKSTTLNKSFVHASDPQPKKDEGTSNASGDVEEEFTPVNVDLNLVKNFLGSFSSQEGLPGPASNLLGLMGLQLPHDNKGK from the exons ATGTCAGAAGCCGACGTGTCATCCATATTCTCTCAGAAAAACTCAAGACTTCCTGAAGATTCTGTCTTTTTCTCCATATTCCCTGATTTTTCGCTTTCACCGGACCTTAAATCCCAAAGTCCGAAAACAAATATTTCGTCCCATCTTCAGTCTCTGCACCTGCAGATCCTTCAAACGCTGTCGTCATACACTGCTAACTACATATGGCAACACGAACCTTTCACTATCTCTGTCTCTACCCAAACGCCGTGTGCCTTTTGCCCGTCTTCTTCGAATCATATTCCACACCTTCATGGAAAGCTGAGGTATGGAGACAATCTGGAAGATGAATGGTTCGTTGTGTTTTTGCTCTTTGAGACTTCACGTAAATTCCCAAATCTCTCGATATGTGTTTGGGATACTGATGGTGAATTTCTTTTAATAGAGTCTGCTTACCATCTCCCTAAGTGGGTCAATCCCGAGACCAGTACTAACCGTATCTTCATCCGCGGTGGTAATTTGCATATTGTTCCCAATAGTCAGTTCCGTTCGGTTCCTAGTTTGTTTGACGCACTTTCGTATGTAATGACACATGAGGAAAAAACCAAGGCTTCAAGTTCAGTTCAGTTAGCTATAAATAAGCGAGTTGGAGATTATCCCGATAGGGCAGTTAAGAATATGCACAGGGCAAAGGTTAGGGTTCCGGTTTCAGTAGCACAAATATTAAAGCATGAACCTTGTTTGATATCACTAGCTGTGGAGGGGTTCTATGACCGAGACATTGATTCAATGAAGTATGCAGCAAATATGGACCGGTTTTTGCCTAATAAAAGCAGTGATGAGATTGTTGAAGTGTCGGTAATAATGTCTCGTGCAATGTACGCACAGTTGATGCAACAGACGTTTCAGGCCCCGAAATGCTACCCAATGCCGCCAAGGAGTGATGCTGGTTACTCTGCAGCTGAATTGGGAATGAAGATAGCATGTGGGTTTGAAATGTTTTATCAAACAAGAAAACATGATGGATTGGAAGGGAAAGGGGGCACATGGGAGGTTTACAGAGAGAGTTTAGAGAAGAGCGGGTACTTTGAAGGGTTGCTTCCTGGTTCAAATGAGTATAAAAGATTGATGGAGAATGCACAAGATTATTACAgaaaaagttcattacattctaGAGAAAG TGAAATTATGAGTGCTCCTGTTAGACGCATAGATGATATACTTTCTCAGCCTTTTTCGTTAGATGCGTTTAAGGGTCAAGAAATACCTCCATCAGATGACGATTCATGGCTTTACGATGGCGAGGATGAATTAAATGCTGCTCTTCTTGAGAGACAACAAGAGATGGAATATTATGACCTGAATCATAAAAAAAGCAGTAAGCCTCAAGAGCCGGAGGATGTAGGACCCTCGTCTTCCTCAAATATGGATGATTATGATCTTGGTGATATAGCAAAATCAATGCAAGAGTTCATTCAGAAGATGTCAAGTTTCGAGGGAGCAGAAGTTCCCAGAGACAG GAGTTCAAATGATGTGGATCTTGATGTGGAGCGCTTTATGCAAGAAATTGATTCAGTTATGAAGCCTCCAAAAGCGGTACATGCCGAAGGAGATGATGAAGACTTTTCCTCTGACATGGATTTGG ATTACTCTGAAGATAGTGATGATGAAGAGTTGGCTGATGAACATGGAGATGAACAAGCAGCTTTCATGAGCTCTTATTCTGATGCTCTTAGTGAGGAACTTAAGAGCACAACACTTAACAAGAGCTTTGTTCATGCAAGTGACCCACAACCAAAGAAGGATGAG GGAACATCAAATGCTTCTGGAGACGTAGAGGAGGAGTTTACTCCTGTAAACGTGGATTTGAATCTTGTGAAGAACTTTCTCGGTTCATTTTCTTCTCAAGAGGGATTACCAGGCCCGGCTTCCAATCTTCTTGGTCTCATGGGACTTCAACTTCCACATGACAACAAAGGCAAATGA